ACGGGAATAGAACATAGTTTTAGCGGCCAACACAAAGAGAAGGCTACCAAAAAGAATTATGGTAATCCAATCTTCAGAATTTGCCGCTCTAAGTATAGGTTCCATTACTGCAAAGGTATGGGTTTACCGTTAAGACCAAAGTATAGGCCGTTCTCTGATATTACGATTCTCACATAGCCAAGACTATCTTTTTTAGTTTTGGGAAGTATTGTAGTGAAATTTGTAGTGTCCTTTGAAATTAAGACGGTCGTAGTGGAATCCATTGGAGAAACCAAAATAGGAATTACATGTTGCGTTTTTTTATAATTGTCCAGGTAGGCCGCTGCAAATTTTAAGGTGTTAAGCTTAATGTCAAATTCATAGGGATTATAGACTTTTAGCGATATCTCCTGCCCGACACTTACTTTTTCTTCACTCGTCTCTACGATACATTCTAATTTGCGATAGGAATTGAAATTTTCAATGTAATTGGCGTGAAATACACTACCATCAGTTTTGGTGTAGTCAAAAGTTCCGTCGGTAATATATTTTGAAACGTAAAGCACCTCTCTATTCCTGACCTCTTCTTCCGTATCTTCTATGGAATATTGATTTTTGCGGTACTGTACGTTATTCAAGGAAAAGGAAGTGTTTCCGCCAGAATAAAAGGCGTACATAGGTGCCCTTCGATAGGAATTTTCGAAAACCACGGGCATATCTCCAACCTCATCTTTAATCTGTTTTACCCAATCTTTATTCCCGTGGCTTTCATAGAAAACATTAAAGAGTAAAGGTTGGTGGACTAGGCCCACTCGCAAATACAGAATAACGACCACATTGGCCAAACCCAGTCTATAGATCCATCGCATAGAAGTTCTGTTGACTAGCATATAATTAAACGTTATAATAACCATTGGAATACAAATAATAATTATCCATTGCGTTTGTATTCTCCTGTTAAAACTGGAAATGAAAAAGAAAATAAGAACTCCATACGTTAAAAATAACAGCGCTTTGTTGAACAGGGAACTTGCTTTGGTCTTGAATAAAGCATAATAGATAAAGGGGAAAGTCAACCCAAAAATAGCAACGAGATTTACAAAATAACCCAATGTATATTTCTCAAAACTATAGGCGCCATTAGGGCGTTCATAGAGGTGATATTTAATGGAAACCAAGTTATTGTCATATAGCCAATAGAAATGAGGCATATAGCATAGTAAGGCCACGATTACGGCATACCAGGCAAATCTGTTTTTTAGAAGCTTAAAGTTGGATAATAACACAAATAAGATGACCAATACGGCATGGTATTTACTGTACATTAAACAGGCCATGACAATGCCTAATAGGACGGACAGCCCTAAGGAAGGCTTTTCAATGAACTTTTTATAGATCAATAAAAAGCATGATGTAAAGAATAGCAACGGCGTATCTGGTAGAGTGAAAAATCCGTACGCGTTAAGCAGCGTCATGGAGAACGTTAGTACAAAGAAATGAACAACGTAGTCTTTCTTCTTAGGGTGGTCTATCAGCAACCAAAGAACGATTAGGTTTGCGGCGGAAAGAAGGCAGCTCATAAAACGTACGCCCAGTTCTCCATCAAAAAAAAGACTGCTTATTTTAATGAGGAGTGCTACCATAGGAGGGTGGTCAAAGTACCCCCAGGCCATGTTCTGACTATAATACCAGTAGTAAGATTCATCAAAGATGAGTTCCGTAAAATAGGATTGAACTAGGTTGAGTAACAGAAAAACTGAAAGAAAATAATAAAATGGTTTGGGTATTTTCTTAAACATTGATGGTTGTTGAAGGTGCAAAATTACGAATTCATTTTTTTAAAAATATCATAAAGCCGGCGAAGGCATTTTACCACCACCATTAAAGTAGTACTTTTGTTGATATACGTTATTTTTTTATGTCTAACAGTATTGTAATAATTCCGACATACAACGAAATTGAAA
This genomic window from Maribacter sp. MJ134 contains:
- a CDS encoding ArnT family glycosyltransferase, giving the protein MFKKIPKPFYYFLSVFLLLNLVQSYFTELIFDESYYWYYSQNMAWGYFDHPPMVALLIKISSLFFDGELGVRFMSCLLSAANLIVLWLLIDHPKKKDYVVHFFVLTFSMTLLNAYGFFTLPDTPLLFFTSCFLLIYKKFIEKPSLGLSVLLGIVMACLMYSKYHAVLVILFVLLSNFKLLKNRFAWYAVIVALLCYMPHFYWLYDNNLVSIKYHLYERPNGAYSFEKYTLGYFVNLVAIFGLTFPFIYYALFKTKASSLFNKALLFLTYGVLIFFFISSFNRRIQTQWIIIICIPMVIITFNYMLVNRTSMRWIYRLGLANVVVILYLRVGLVHQPLLFNVFYESHGNKDWVKQIKDEVGDMPVVFENSYRRAPMYAFYSGGNTSFSLNNVQYRKNQYSIEDTEEEVRNREVLYVSKYITDGTFDYTKTDGSVFHANYIENFNSYRKLECIVETSEEKVSVGQEISLKVYNPYEFDIKLNTLKFAAAYLDNYKKTQHVIPILVSPMDSTTTVLISKDTTNFTTILPKTKKDSLGYVRIVISENGLYFGLNGKPIPLQ